One genomic segment of Methanothermobacter wolfeii includes these proteins:
- a CDS encoding energy-converting hydrogenase A subunit A EhaA codes for MIIHVTYLSGYAAGAVSSIIISVILGLPLVPERPARHSWTPSAIFPAAVIAAGLMAVCIELGVTGIYGGIDLGIIAGAISAIMTRYFLEDIFPRPEDSS; via the coding sequence ATGATTATTCATGTTACATATCTTTCAGGTTACGCTGCAGGCGCTGTTTCATCGATAATCATTTCAGTGATACTTGGACTGCCCCTGGTACCTGAAAGACCAGCCAGGCACTCATGGACACCATCAGCCATCTTCCCGGCAGCCGTGATTGCAGCGGGACTCATGGCTGTATGCATAGAACTTGGAGTCACAGGCATCTACGGCGGCATTGACCTCGGCATCATTGCAGGTGCCATCTCAGCCATAATGACAAGGTACTTCCTTGAAGACATATTCCCAAGACCGGAGGATTCATCATGA
- a CDS encoding SDR family oxidoreductase — MKNMDVAVTGGLGFIGSHLTDRLLDLGNHVMVIDDLSTGSYDNLRDPHHEDLEVIEGNINELDLEEILSGKDFVFHQAAMASVPESVRDPVGCHRVNATGTVRLLVAALNAGVRRVVNASTSAVYGNSTEMPLSEDARPMPLSPYAVSKVTGEYYCSVFREYGLETVSLRYFNVYGPRQRPDSQYAAVIPRFIDALLKGRTPQIYGDGEQSRDFIYVEDVVRANIYLAEHGSHEIYNVAGGSAITVNRLFEIISGIIGSSSEPEYLDERPGDVKHSHADTSRLRGEGFTPEVGLEEGLQRTVEWFMKHM, encoded by the coding sequence ATGAAGAACATGGACGTTGCTGTAACCGGAGGACTTGGATTCATAGGATCACACCTGACAGACAGGCTCCTTGACCTTGGGAACCATGTCATGGTCATCGATGACCTTTCAACAGGGAGCTACGATAACCTCAGGGACCCCCATCATGAGGACCTTGAGGTTATAGAGGGCAATATAAATGAACTGGACCTTGAGGAGATCCTCAGTGGTAAGGACTTCGTATTCCACCAGGCGGCAATGGCAAGCGTCCCTGAAAGTGTAAGGGACCCTGTGGGGTGTCACAGGGTCAATGCAACAGGCACGGTGAGGCTCCTTGTGGCGGCCCTCAACGCGGGGGTCAGGAGGGTGGTTAACGCCTCAACATCTGCGGTTTACGGGAACAGCACCGAGATGCCATTATCCGAGGATGCAAGGCCAATGCCCCTTTCACCCTACGCCGTCTCCAAGGTCACCGGCGAGTACTACTGCAGCGTTTTCAGGGAATACGGCCTTGAAACGGTTTCACTGAGGTACTTCAACGTCTACGGCCCCAGGCAGAGGCCGGACTCCCAGTACGCTGCCGTCATCCCCAGATTCATAGACGCCCTCCTCAAGGGGAGGACCCCCCAGATATACGGTGATGGCGAGCAGAGCCGCGACTTCATCTACGTGGAGGACGTTGTAAGGGCCAACATCTACCTTGCAGAGCACGGTTCCCATGAAATTTACAACGTGGCAGGCGGATCCGCCATCACGGTCAACAGGCTCTTTGAAATCATATCAGGGATCATAGGATCATCATCAGAGCCAGAGTACCTTGATGAAAGGCCGGGGGATGTGAAACACTCCCATGCAGACACATCAAGGCTCAGAGGTGAGGGCTTCACCCCGGAGGTGGGCCTTGAGGAGGGGCTTCAGAGGACCGTGGAGTGGTTCATGAAGCATATGTGA
- a CDS encoding flippase yields the protein MDPKRTVARNTLFLLAAAIFTNLAAFVWNVYLARYLGAAGFGVLSAALALTGVFSILADLGTGTYLTREIARDPERAPELAGKGLGNRLILSLIVLVLVFLFPLTGIYRGAAAAVVMFIAGYMLVSSFGSFFNSIFQGFQRMEYQTIWNILNSLFILAGVLLVVWLGGDVVSVAIAYLIAAILSLTYSILIFRKRFFTPRISSDLNMLRESLPFGITSVFSLIYFWIDSVMLSLMKGDVSVGLYSAPYRLLTVIASFYSVYLLAVFPVMSRFYVESSESLRFTYRRSIKYLIMIAIPLISIVFFLAPDIIRIIYSEEYLRSVPALQVLILASAFMFINGVTSNLLGSADRQVTVTRITGLGALFNVAVNLLLIPGFNFMGASAATVLTELLMTALFLRTVTCMGYAGPGDLKGAWRLAAASVISLPTLLIPVNPPIRAMVFLIVYTAGLFIFRAVDDVDIQIMRSLLGK from the coding sequence ATGGACCCTAAAAGGACTGTTGCAAGGAATACATTATTTCTCCTTGCAGCCGCCATATTCACGAACCTGGCCGCCTTTGTCTGGAACGTGTACCTTGCAAGGTACCTGGGGGCTGCAGGTTTCGGTGTGCTCTCAGCGGCCCTTGCACTGACAGGCGTATTCAGTATACTGGCAGACCTGGGGACAGGGACCTACCTGACAAGGGAGATTGCACGGGACCCTGAAAGGGCCCCTGAACTGGCAGGGAAGGGTCTCGGTAACCGCCTTATACTCTCATTAATCGTCCTCGTACTCGTATTTCTCTTTCCACTCACCGGGATCTACAGGGGGGCTGCTGCAGCCGTGGTCATGTTCATCGCAGGTTACATGCTGGTATCATCCTTTGGCTCGTTCTTCAACAGCATATTCCAGGGCTTCCAGCGGATGGAGTATCAGACCATATGGAACATACTGAACAGTCTCTTCATACTGGCTGGTGTGCTTCTTGTGGTATGGCTGGGCGGTGATGTTGTCAGCGTGGCCATAGCATACCTCATTGCAGCAATCCTCTCCCTGACCTACTCCATCCTGATCTTCAGAAAGCGTTTCTTCACCCCCAGGATATCATCTGACCTTAATATGCTGAGGGAATCTCTGCCCTTCGGGATAACAAGTGTATTCTCACTGATATACTTCTGGATAGACTCCGTCATGTTATCATTAATGAAGGGTGATGTCTCTGTTGGACTCTACAGTGCACCCTACCGTCTCCTTACGGTTATCGCATCCTTCTACAGCGTATACCTCCTTGCTGTCTTTCCAGTGATGTCAAGGTTCTATGTTGAGAGTTCAGAATCCCTGAGGTTCACATACAGGAGGTCCATCAAGTACCTTATCATGATCGCCATACCCCTCATATCCATTGTCTTCTTCCTGGCCCCTGATATAATCAGGATCATCTATTCAGAGGAGTACCTGAGATCAGTCCCGGCCCTCCAGGTGCTCATACTGGCCTCTGCCTTCATGTTCATTAACGGTGTCACCTCAAACCTCCTGGGATCGGCGGACAGGCAGGTTACGGTTACAAGGATAACGGGTCTTGGCGCCCTCTTCAATGTTGCTGTTAACCTGCTGCTGATACCTGGATTTAACTTCATGGGGGCCAGCGCAGCCACCGTTCTCACAGAACTCCTTATGACGGCCCTCTTTCTGAGGACTGTTACCTGTATGGGTTATGCTGGTCCCGGTGACCTGAAGGGTGCCTGGAGGCTTGCAGCAGCCTCAGTGATATCCCTTCCCACCCTGCTGATACCGGTAAACCCCCCGATAAGAGCCATGGTTTTTCTGATCGTCTATACAGCAGGCTTATTCATTTTCAGGGCCGTTGATGATGTTGACATCCAGATAATGAGGTCATTGCTGGGGAAGTAA
- a CDS encoding DUF1616 domain-containing protein, which yields MNFKKEALILIAGILSMILMTAPQFHLRVAGIVAAVLVTGYGFLRVTGWGDTLIAPIPGIFIMALNALLLNYTPLRHQRVLYGLPALIIPLIILLMHLKGSRDEDGKGRPGSARELARIDRKDHATMKEEHIETAEGAPMDTEGQTPMANEEDIIRLRIPSRDLIVAAVLSMILPPIIMAIDPKPVRFMLLIPLIISASYALLSALITGFHERRRLLKSLLTAGMALTLTVAACSLPGGYGHLFLGITGVISSLTAYIRRSRRRIRLMESLKRKEADILERYGIIEDEPVLEIHGIDDKELKPEIKPSRIRKTALKMRKASDTGIEEDLKRAFPGDDFWNKPEARSPGAGTFSDLAVLTVLSLLTLILSSSSPYMLREALFYIQALFVPGYILMSILAPERRQISLPERLFLAFTGSIILTSALAFITGNPFAFKAILNRALTGLSLLMTPIAFIRRWRLGELAYTCRFRGLPRGLSRDAWISIFLGAVLLSLVTVTVYITLNPEPSERFTEFYILGPGGKAYGYPENVTAGENVELIVGVVNREYRNETYLMSVKMRGDVLRNETIKLNAGGKWERPVNFTVTGVGENQKLEFLLYRLPAKKKPYRSLYLFINVR from the coding sequence GTGAATTTTAAGAAGGAAGCCCTGATACTCATTGCAGGAATATTATCCATGATCTTAATGACAGCACCCCAGTTCCACCTCAGGGTGGCTGGAATCGTAGCTGCTGTGCTTGTAACCGGTTATGGTTTTCTCAGAGTAACCGGCTGGGGTGACACCTTAATAGCACCAATACCCGGAATATTCATAATGGCCCTCAACGCCCTCCTCCTCAACTACACACCCCTGAGGCATCAAAGGGTACTCTATGGCCTCCCAGCCCTCATCATACCCCTCATAATATTGTTGATGCATCTTAAGGGCTCAAGAGATGAGGATGGAAAGGGAAGACCCGGCAGTGCAAGGGAACTTGCAAGGATTGACCGTAAGGATCATGCCACAATGAAGGAAGAACATATTGAAACTGCAGAAGGGGCCCCCATGGACACTGAAGGGCAAACTCCCATGGCAAATGAGGAGGATATAATCAGGCTCCGCATCCCCTCACGGGACCTAATAGTCGCGGCTGTGCTCTCAATGATCCTCCCCCCCATAATCATGGCCATAGACCCTAAGCCCGTTAGGTTCATGCTCCTTATCCCCCTTATAATCTCGGCATCATATGCTCTCCTCTCGGCCCTCATCACAGGGTTCCATGAAAGGAGGAGGCTCCTGAAGTCATTACTAACAGCAGGGATGGCCCTTACACTTACAGTGGCAGCATGCTCCCTGCCAGGGGGATACGGCCACCTATTCCTTGGAATCACCGGTGTGATCTCATCCCTTACAGCCTACATAAGAAGGTCAAGGAGAAGGATAAGGCTTATGGAGTCCCTGAAGAGGAAAGAAGCCGACATCCTTGAAAGGTACGGCATCATTGAAGATGAACCGGTACTTGAAATCCATGGAATTGATGATAAGGAGCTTAAACCAGAGATAAAACCATCCAGAATAAGGAAAACAGCCCTTAAAATGAGGAAGGCCTCTGATACAGGGATTGAAGAGGACCTTAAAAGGGCATTTCCAGGGGATGACTTCTGGAATAAACCCGAAGCCAGGAGCCCAGGGGCGGGGACCTTTTCTGACCTTGCGGTTCTCACAGTTCTAAGCCTTTTAACCCTCATCCTCTCATCCAGCTCACCGTACATGCTGAGGGAGGCCCTTTTCTACATCCAGGCCCTCTTTGTACCCGGTTACATCCTGATGTCCATCCTCGCCCCTGAGAGGCGCCAGATAAGCCTCCCTGAAAGATTGTTCCTGGCCTTCACCGGCAGCATAATCCTGACCTCAGCCCTGGCATTCATCACCGGAAATCCCTTCGCCTTCAAGGCCATCCTGAACAGGGCGCTGACGGGTCTGAGCCTCCTGATGACACCGATCGCATTCATCAGGCGCTGGAGGCTGGGTGAACTCGCCTACACCTGCAGGTTCAGGGGTTTGCCGCGGGGGCTCTCAAGGGACGCGTGGATATCCATTTTCCTGGGGGCCGTGCTCCTCTCACTCGTCACGGTAACCGTCTACATAACCCTGAACCCTGAACCCTCCGAGAGGTTCACAGAGTTCTACATCCTCGGCCCAGGAGGTAAGGCCTACGGTTACCCTGAAAATGTAACGGCAGGTGAGAATGTAGAGCTGATAGTCGGTGTTGTTAACAGGGAATACCGGAACGAGACATACCTCATGTCGGTGAAGATGAGGGGAGATGTTTTAAGGAATGAAACCATAAAGCTGAATGCAGGGGGGAAATGGGAGAGACCCGTGAACTTCACGGTTACAGGGGTCGGTGAAAATCAGAAACTTGAATTCCTGCTTTACAGGTTACCTGCAAAGAAGAAACCCTACAGGTCCCTGTACCTTTTCATCAATGTAAGGTGA
- a CDS encoding EhaE family protein gives MLETQIWFYSGAILVILGSLATARGPGVRDPIVRILNTEVAAVGVSLIFLTYNHTLALLTFIAATSIITLILLRAVIRLEEMGVEE, from the coding sequence TTGCTTGAAACCCAGATATGGTTCTACTCAGGGGCCATACTGGTTATTCTGGGATCCCTTGCAACAGCCAGGGGACCAGGGGTCAGGGACCCCATAGTGAGGATCCTCAACACGGAGGTGGCTGCGGTCGGAGTTTCACTGATCTTCCTCACCTACAACCACACCCTGGCCCTCCTCACATTCATCGCAGCAACAAGTATAATAACACTGATACTCCTCAGGGCCGTTATAAGGCTTGAGGAAATGGGGGTGGAGGAATGA
- a CDS encoding DUF2109 family protein produces MLIQITGIITALMAIRALLAQDRAERLLYLNAMGFGVSAMIALYIKTPFGAVLAAVYLVASTLTSNAIAHALDRVGEEIVIED; encoded by the coding sequence ATGTTGATCCAGATAACCGGGATAATAACAGCCCTAATGGCCATAAGGGCACTCTTAGCCCAGGACAGGGCTGAAAGGCTGCTTTACCTCAACGCAATGGGATTCGGGGTATCTGCAATGATAGCCCTCTACATAAAGACGCCCTTTGGAGCCGTTCTTGCAGCCGTTTACTTAGTGGCCTCAACACTCACATCAAATGCAATCGCACATGCACTTGACCGTGTAGGGGAGGAAATAGTTATCGAGGACTGA
- a CDS encoding DUF2108 domain-containing protein encodes MNPLDLINLTNTGVFIIFVGTAGIILLSKPLDKIIMFSLLQGGFVLVLAAARYLDVAMAAALFDPISTIILLMAVMRINDIRAGRREEIA; translated from the coding sequence ATGAACCCGTTAGATCTCATTAACCTTACAAACACAGGAGTATTCATAATATTCGTGGGCACTGCGGGGATCATACTCCTCTCGAAGCCCCTTGACAAGATAATAATGTTCTCCCTCCTCCAGGGGGGCTTCGTACTGGTCCTTGCAGCTGCAAGGTACCTTGACGTTGCAATGGCAGCCGCCCTTTTCGACCCCATATCAACCATAATACTCCTGATGGCTGTGATGAGGATAAACGATATAAGGGCAGGGAGGCGTGAGGAAATTGCCTGA
- a CDS encoding EhaF family protein — MNLGRILNELANPKRIPRIFAVTLGLLLLVGFLVPMSLNENQLYPRPAPQEQINSGDPLAPYDRGGEPLKEPADVKSQYPAFEVNLGKITAYLSPLAIVIRDLTVYFGTSIYSSPGGLIDEILYYTRGLDTVLESSILMMAFTIASWVAINFTARRRRKP; from the coding sequence ATGAACCTCGGAAGAATACTCAATGAACTTGCAAACCCAAAGAGGATACCCCGGATATTCGCTGTCACCCTGGGACTCCTCCTCCTCGTGGGCTTCCTGGTCCCCATGAGCCTCAACGAAAACCAGCTCTACCCCAGACCAGCCCCCCAGGAACAGATAAACAGCGGGGACCCCCTTGCACCCTATGACCGTGGAGGAGAACCCCTCAAGGAACCAGCGGATGTGAAGTCCCAGTACCCCGCCTTTGAGGTTAACCTGGGCAAGATAACAGCCTACCTTTCACCCCTGGCAATAGTCATAAGGGACCTTACGGTCTACTTCGGGACATCAATATACTCATCACCCGGGGGCCTCATAGATGAGATACTCTACTATACACGGGGCCTGGACACGGTCCTTGAGTCAAGCATACTCATGATGGCCTTCACCATAGCATCATGGGTAGCCATCAACTTCACAGCCAGAAGGAGGAGGAAACC